The following DNA comes from Streptomyces sp. NBC_00690.
CTCACCCACGGCGAGGGTCGATACGTCTGGGACGCCGACGGAAATCGCTACCTCGACTTCTTCGGCGGCATCCTCACCACGATGACCGCCCACGCCCTGCCCGAGGTCACCAAGGCGGTGGCCGAACAGGCGGCGCGGATCATCCACTCCTCCACGCTCTACCTCAATCGGCCCATGATCGAACTGGCCGAACGCATCGCCGCACTGTCCGGCATCCCCGACGCGCGGGTCTTCTTCACCACATCGGGCACCGAAGCCAACGACACCGCCCTGTTGCTCGCCACCGCCTACCGCCGCTCCAACCAGGTGCTGGCCATGCGCAACAGCTACCACGGCCGTTCGTTCTCCGCGGTCTCCCTCACCGGCAACCGCGCCTGGACCACCACCACGCTCTCCCCGATCCAACCGCTGTACGTCCATGGGGGAGTGCGCACCCGGGGCCCCTACGCCGAACTGTCGGACGAACGGTTCATCCGTGCGTGTGTCGCAGATCTGGAAGACCTCCTCGGCCACACCCGCGACGTGGCGGCGCTGATCGCCGAGCCCATCCAGGGCGTCGGCGGCTTCACCTCACCGCCGGACGGCCTCTACGCGGCCTTCCGCGAGGTCCTCGACCGCCACGGCATCCTCTGGATCGCCGACGAGGTGCAGACCGGCTGGGGGCGAACCGGAGACCACTTCTGGGGATGGCAGGCGCACGCGGAGAACGGGCCGCCGGACATCCTCACCTTCGCCAAGGGCATCGGCAACGGCATGTCGATCGGCGGAGTCGTCGCCCCCGCGGCCATCATGAACTCCCTCGACGCCAACTCCATTTCCACCTTCGGCGGTTCCCCCGTCACCATGGCCGCGGGCAACGCCAACCTCAACCATCTGCTGGAGCACGACCTCCAGGGCAATGCCCGCCGGGTCGGCGGGCTGCTGATCGAACGGCTGAGGGCGGTCAGCGCCCAGGTGCCCGCGGTACGGGAAGTACGCGGCCGAGGGCTCATGATCGGGATCGAGTTGGTCAAACCCGGTACCGACGAGGCGTACCCCGAGGCTGCCTCCCGGGTGTTGGAGGCGGCGCGCGAGAGCGGGCTCCTGATCGGCAAGGGCGGCGGACACAACACCAGCGCGCTCCGGATCGCCCCACCGCTCTCGCTGACCATCGCGGAAGCGGAAGAGGGCGCCGCGATCATGGGGCACGCCCTGCGCGCCGCTGCCTAGGACGACGATCGGCGACGGGCCTGAGCAAGGCGGCCCGAGAGTGTCCTGTCCGGTCCGGGCCCTGCGGTGCGCAGGGCCCCAGCGAGCCGTCCGCCCCGTGCCGACACTCCGCACCGACACCCCGACCGACGGCAGGCGCCCGTCGGACGCACTCCGGGAGACGGCACACCGGGAGCGGGCCACGCATCGACCACGTACCCACCAGTAGGGAGCGCAGCAGCACATGAGCAGCACTCGCACTCTCATCCGCGGCGGTCTCGTCATCACCGCGGCGGACGAGGTCCACGCCGACGTACTGATCGAGGACGGTCGGATCGTCGCACTCGCCGCACACGGCTCTGCCGTCGCCGAGTCCTGGACCGCCGAACGCACGATCGACGCGGCCAACCGCTACGTCATCCCCGGCGGTGTCGACGCCCATACCCACATGGAGCTTCCCTTCGGCGGCACCTTCGCCTCCGACACCTTCGAAACCGGCACCCGGGCCGCCGCCTGGGGAGGTACCACCACCATCATCGACTTCGCCGTGCAGTCCGTCGGACACCAACTGCGCGAAGGGCTCGACGCCTGGTACGCCAAGGCCGACGGCAACTGTGCCATCGACTACGGCTTCCACATGATCCTCTCCGACGTCAATGAGTCATCACTGCGCGAGATGGACCGGCTGGTACAGGAGGGGGTCACCTCCTTCAAACTGTTCATGGCCTACCCCGGCGTCTTCTACAGCGACGACGGCCAGATCCTGCGCGCCATGCAGCAGTCCGCCGACAACGGCGGACTGATCATGATGCACGCCGAGAACGGCATCGCCATCGACGTCCTCGTGGAGCAGGCCCTCGCGGCAGGACGCACCGACCCCCGGTACCACGGTGAGGTCCGCAAGGCCCTGCTGGAGGCCGAGGCTACCCATCGCGCCATCCAACTCGCCAGGGTCGCCGGTGCACCGCTGTACGTCGTCCACGTATCGGCCGAGGAAGCCCTCGCCGAAATCGCCGTCGCCCGTGACAAGGGCCTGAACGTGTTCGGCGAGACCTGTCCGCAGTACCTCTTCCTCTCCACCGACAACCTTGCCGAACCGGACTTCGAAGGCGCGAAGTACGTGTGCAGCACACCGCTGCGCCCCCGGGAACACCAGACGGCGCTCTGGCGCGGGCTGCGCACGAACGACCTCCAGGTCGTCTCCACCGACCACTGCCCGTTCTGCTTCACCGGCCAGAAGGAGTTGGGACGCGACGACTTCTCGAAGATCCCCAACGGGCTGCCTGGCGTGGAGAACCGGATGGACCTCCTCCATCAGGCCGTGCTCGACGGACACATCACTCGCCGCCGCTGGATCGAGATCGCCTGCGCGACGCCGGCCAGGATGTTCGGCCTCTACCCCAAGAAGGGCACCATCGCGCCGGGGGCCGACGCGGACGTCGTCATCTACGACCCGCGACAGCAGCAGACGCTCTCGGCCGAGACCCACCACATGAACGTCGACTACTCCGCGTACGAGGGCAGGAACATCACCGGCCAGGTGGAGACCGTGCTCTCGCGCGGAGAGGTGGTCATCGACCGGCGCGAGTTCACCGGCCGCGCCGGGCACGGCCAGTACGTCCCGCGGGGCACCTGCCAGTACCTCGGCTGATCGCCGCCCGATCGGCCACCCCAGCCACGGACCGCGAGCACCGCGGAGCAAGGAGCCCTCGACACATGGACTTCGGACTCGTCCTCCAGACGGACCCGCCGGCATCGGCCGTCGTCGAGCTGATGCAGCGCGCGGAGCGCCAGGGGTTTACCCACGGCTGGACGTTCGACTCGGCAGTGCTCTGGCAGGAGCCCTTCGTCATCTACAGCCGCATCCTGGAGCACACCCAACGCCTGGTCGTCGGCCCCATGGTGACCAACCCCGGCACCAGGACCTGGGAGGTCACCGCCTCCACCTTCGCCACGCTCAACGACATGTACGGTCAGCGCACGGTCTGCGGCATCGGGCGCGGTGACTCGGCGATGCGGGTGGCGGGACGCAAGCCCAACACCCTGGCCCGCCTCGGCGAAGCGATCGACGCCATTCGCGATCTCGCCGAGGGACGTGAGGCGGAGGTCGATGGACAGCCGTTGCGAATCCCCTGGGTGAAGGACGGCAAGCTGCCCGTCTGGATGGCGGCGTACGGGCCGAAGGCGCTCGCACTCGCCGGGCAGAAGGCCGACGGCTTCATCCTGCAACTCGCCGATCCGTATCTGACGGAGTGGATGGTGAAGGCGGTGCGTGCGGCAGCCGCCGAGGCGGGGCGCGACCCGGCGTCCATCAAGGTCTGCGTCGCGGCTCCTGCGTACGTCGGCGACGATCTGGCGCACGCCCGTGAACAGTGCCGCTGGTTCGGCGGGATGGTCGGCAACCACGTGGCGGACCTGGTGTCCCGCTACGGTGAGCACTCCGATGTGATCCCGGAGGCCCTGACCGCGTACATCAGGGAGCGGCACGGCTACGACTACAGCCACCACGGTCGCGCCGGCAACCCGTCCACGGACTTCGTCCCCGACGAGATCGTGGACCGCTTCTGTCTGCTCGGTCCCGCGGAGGCGCACATCGAGAAGCTGAGGGTCCTGCGGGATTTGGGCGTCGACCAGTTCGCCGTGTACAACATGCACGACGCGAAGGAAGCCACGATCGACGCCTATGGCGCGCAGGTCATTCCCGCACTCAACGGCTGATCCTCCCGGGCGTAGCACCGCCGGTGGGCGTACCCTTCCCCGCGGTCGCTCCGCCCGGCAGCAGTGACGGGTGGGCCGAGCACCGTGTGCGGCGGTGGACTCACCAGACGGGCCGCAGTGGCGGGATCGACTCCCCGGCGAGCGTCCGGATGATGGCTGCGAGCTCGGCGCGCGGAACCTCCAGGCCGACCTCGTGGAGCTGCTTGGTCAACTGGGCCTCCAGTCCGTGCAAGACCCGGCCGGCGACGGCCAGATGCTCCTTCGCCTTGGTGGTCAGGACGACGAGCTTGCGTCGACCACCCGCGGGGTGCGGTTGGCGTTCGACGTACCCCCGCTTCTCCAGGTCGTCGATGATCTGGCCCGCGGCCTGCTTGGTGACCCCGAGCTGCTCGGCGAGCTCGCTGCTTGTTGCCCCGGGACCCTGAAGCACCTGGAAGACCAGGCCGTGCATGGGGCGGAGCTCGGCGTATCCGGCTGCGTCCAGGCGGCTCACGAACTCGGAGAGGACCAGCTGGAAGGCCATTCCGAGCAGGAAGGTGATCTCCGTGGGCTCAAGTGGGTCGTGGGTCTCCATCGGCTCATCTTGACACACGCCTATAAAGTGGCTTTACTCACTGCAAGTAAAGAAGCTTTACACAGGAGGTTCCATGTACGTGGTCAGTGAGACCGAGCAGCGGACGACCACCACGCCCGCCGGATCGATGTTCGGTCTGGCAGGTCCCAGTCAGGGCAGTGCCGAGGTCAGCACCTGGCGCGTGGAGCTTGAGGCCGATGCGTCTACTCCGGTGCACATCATCGACCGCGAGCAAGTGTGGATGCCCCTGTCGGGCGAGTTCGAGGTCGAGGTGGACGGCAAGACCGAACAGGTCAAGGCCGGACAGGCGCTGATCCTCTCCGCCGGGGCGGTTCGGCGGCTCACGGCCGTGGGCAGCCCCGCCGAGGCGTTGGTCGCCATGGTCGTCGGGGGCAAGGCGATGCTGCCGGGCGGCGAGGCCAAGATTCCGCTGCCCTGGGCGGAGTGACATCCCTCCCCTGACCGGCCCGACCAGGCCAACCCCCGATGGATCTGGTCGGGCCGTTCGCTGTCCAGGACCTGTGCTGCTCCCCGAACGCGAGCGCGAAGCCGGGGAAATCCAACATCAACCGCAACTCCATCGAGGACAGTTATGAACCCCGAAGTCAGTAGCGGGCGCCGCCGGGCGATCCTGGCTCTGCTCGCCGTCACCGTACTGATCGTGGTCATGGACCTCACGATCATCAACGTGGCGCTCAACCCGATTCAGCAGAGCCTCGATGCGACCAACGCCGAACTCCAATGGGCTCTCGACTCCTACTTGATCACCTTCGCGGCCTTCCTGTTCACCGGCGGTGTGTGCGCGGATCGATTCGGCCGTAAGAAGACCCTGATCGTCGGACTCATGGTGTTCGGCATCAGCTCGGTCCTGGGCGCGTACGCCGGCACCGTCACGGAACTCATCCTGTGGCGCGCTGTCATGGGCGTGGGAGCGGCCGTGGTGCCCACCGTCACGCTCGCGATCATCCTGAACGTCTTTCCGCCGATGGAGCGCCAGAAGGCCATCGCGGCCTGGGCAGCGGCAGCCGGAGTGGCCTTCGCCGTGGGGCCGGTGCTCGGGGGTCTTCTGCTTGAGCAGTTCTGGTGGGGCTCGATCTTCCTCATCAACGCCCCGCTGATCGTGGCGGGCATTGCCCTCATGCTGTGGCTCGTCCCCGAGTCCAAGAACCCTTCCCCCGCCAAGTTCGACCCCATAGGTGTGCTGCTGTCCATCGTCGCGGTGGCTCTGCTGGTCTACGGCATTGTGATGGGGGGCGAGGACAATGAGTGGCTGAGCGCCGGCACGCTCGGGGCCATTGTCGGTGGCGTGGCGCTGCTCGCACTCCTCGTGGTGATCGAGGCCCGGATGGCGGCGCCGTCGCTGGATGTCAGTCTGTTGCGCAACTCCCGCTTCTCGGCGGGTTCGGCCGCCATCGCGTTCTGCTTCTTCGCCCTCATCGGCGCCATCTTCGTGACGCAGTTCTACTACCAGGCCGTGCTCGGCTTCTCTCCGATGGAAGCCGGTCTGTTGATGCTGCCGATGGGGGTGGGCTCGATGGTGATGTCGGCCCGATGCCCCAAACTCGTGATGAGGTTCGGTCCGCGCGCCGTGGTGACCGCGGGCTCGGTCGTCATGGCGCTCTCCTTCGTGATCATGAGTCAGTTCACGGCCGATACGCCGACCTGGCTGTTGGTCGTGGCGCAGTTGGTCTTCGGCCTCGGCTGGGGCTGCATCATGGCGCCGGCCACGGCCTCGTTGATGTCCGTGGTGCCCCCGGTCAAGGCCGGTGCCGGGCAGGCGGTGTCACAGACGATGCGTCAGGTCGGTGGGGCCCTGGGGGTCGCGGTCATCGGCAGCATCCTCGGGGTGGTGTACCGCTCCGACATGGAGAAGTCGGTGGAAGTGCTTCCGGAGGCCCTCCGCGAGGAAGCGGCCGGGTCGATCGGCGGGACCCTGCGGGCGGTTGATGCCGCACAGCTCGGTGATCGGGCTCCCGCGCTGATGAGCGACGCGGTCGACGCCTATCTCTCGGGGATGGAGGTCACCATGCTCGTGGCAGCGGCCTTCGCCCTGCTCTCCGCTGCCGTGGCCCTGCGCTGGCTCCCGAAGACCGCGCCGAAGCCGCCCATGCCGCCCGCCCCCCAACCGGCTGCGAAGGCTGCCGATACGCCGGGTGCGCGGGCCTGATGGCCATGTGACCCCCCTGTGGCACGAGGGTGCCCGCCGGTACGTACACCGGCGGGCACTCTTGTGTCCGGAGACTGGGGGGAATCGTCACAGAGATTTCACAGCCAGGGTTCACGGCGCGTAGTCATGACTTTCCGTTACTGCGTTATGGCACCGTTAAATGCTGGCGAATGCGGCGGAATCAAATACTCCGAATTCATTGCCTTAACCAAGAGTAAAGGTCCTTGACTTAGTCTCTTCCTCGTACGTAGTGTCTGCGTGGCTGGCAGTTCGGCCTAGTCTCCATGGATGCCGCCACAGCTTTCGTTCGGACGAAAATCCTTCTTCTGCCAATAATTCATTTCCTAATGTGGGCGCTCGGCGCCCGGCGTCGTTAGGACGGGGGTAAGCGGTGTCATTGCGTGATACCGAAGGGACGGCGATCGGTGGCCCGGTGACGCCTGAGGGCGTTGCCGTGTGGCTTCGTGATCGGGTGGCCGCGCTGGTGGGTCGGTCGACGGGCGAAGTGGGTGACGATGAGCTGCTCGCCAGGTTGGGGGTGGACTCGATGCGTGCCACGGCCCTGATGGCGGAGCTCTCTCGTGAGCTAGGAAGACATCTTTCACCTGCGCTTATGTGGTCTCACCCGACCATTGGAGCGCTGGCTGCCAGGGTGGTGATGGGTGAGGCCGCCGAGGCGGCCGGCGCAGTGAGGCGCCCGATGGGTCGAGGTGATCGCCGCCAGGACGAGGTCGTTGCGGTCGTCGGCATGGCGTGCCGCTTCCCTGGTGCCGGCGATATTGAATCTTTCTGGCGGCTGTTGGAATCCGGGGTTGATGCGGTAAGTTCCGTTCCTACTGGAAGATGGGACACGCGTCCTCCCGGCAGCGAAGATCACGTGGCTTCCGGTGATATGACGACGATGGCAGCCGGATTCCTCGATGGTCAAATAGATGAATTCGATCCGCTCTTCTTTGGGATTTCCCCGCGGGAAGCCCAGGAAATGGACCCCCAGCAACGATTGTTCCTTGAAGTCGCCTGGGAGGCATTGGAAGACGCCTCCATCGCTCAGAGTAGTCTCATGGGCACCGACACCGCAGTGTTCGCCGGGGCGATCTGGCACGACTACGCGGACCTCGCTTGCGGCGATCCAGCGAGCCTGTCCTCGCACTCGGCCACCGGGCGGGCGCTGAACATGGTCGCCAACAGGCTGTCCTACGTCCTCGGGCTCCGCGGCCCCAGTGTCGTCCTCGACTCCGCGTGCTCGTCCTCGCTTCTGGCCCTGCACCTCGCCTGCCAGAGCATCGTGAGCGGTGAGTCCTCGATGGCCATCGCCGGGGGAGTCAACCTGCTACTGAGTCCCGAGACCATGGTGTCCCTCAGCAGGTTCGGCGGTCTGTCCCCGGACGGCCGTTGCAAGGCCTTCGACGCGCGGGCCGACGGCTTCGGCCGTGGCGAGGGATGCGGGGTCGTCGTCCTCAAGCCGTTGACCAGGGCGCTCGCCGACGGCGACGACATCTGGTGCACGATCCGCGGTACCGCTGCCAACAACGACGGCTTGAGCAACGGACTCACCGCGCCCAACCCGGTGGCGCAGGAAGAGGTGCTGCGAACTGCCTACCACCGCGCTCGGGTGGCACCGGACGAGGTGCACTTCGTCGAGACGCACGGCACGGGGACCGCGCTCGGAGACCCCATCGAAGCCATGGCGCTGGGCGCGGTCCTCGGCACAGGGCGGGCGGAGGACCGCCCGCTTCGCATTGGTTCGGTCAAGACCAACCTGGGCCACTTGGAAGCCGCGGCCGGAATCGCCGGCTTCATCAAGACCGCCTTGACGCTCAAACACCGCAAGGTACCGCGGAACCTCCACTTCGACACCCCGAACCCGCACGTTCCCTTCGATGACCTGCGGCTCAAAGTGCCCACGGAGACCGAGCCATGGCCTGCCACGGGCCCTGCGTACGCGGGTGTGAGTGCTTTCGGCTGGGGCGGTACCAACGTCCACGTGGTGGTCGAGGGCCATCGGGAACCGACCCCCGTCGTGCTGCCCGATGTCACCGCACGAGGCATTCTGGGACGGCCCCGGGTCGCCTTCGTCTGCTCGCCGTACGGGCAGCAGTGGGTCGGCATGGGACGCAATCTCTTCCGTACCGAGCCGGTCTTCCGGTCCGTTCTCATGGAGTGCGACCGGGAACTCATGCAGTACACCGGGTGGTCCCTGGTGGAAGAGCTGTTCCTGACCGAGGAGTGCGCCCGCACCGATGACGTGGGCGTCATGCAGCCCATCGTCTTCGCGATCCAGGTAGGGCTGGCCACTTGGCTGGAAGCCGCCGGAGTCCGGCCAGGTGCCGTCGTCGGCCACAGCCTCGGGGAGATCGCCGCGTGCGTGATCGCGGGTGTGCTCGACCTGCCGGACGCCGTACGACTGGTCCACCACTACAGCGATCAGCAGCGCCGGGTGGCCGGCTCCGACCGGGGCATGGCCGTCTTCGAACTCTCGGCAGTCGAACTGGAGGAACGTCTGGCCCGCTCGCCCTCCTCGGTGTGCGTCGCCACCCGCAACGGACCGCGCAGTACGGCACTGGCGGGCGATCGCTCGGAACTGGAGGCGCTCGTCGCCCAACTGAAGACCGAGGGGGTGCTGTGCGCCATGATCCGTGTCGATCTGCCCGCCCACACCGCCGCCATCGACCCGATCACGGCCGATCTGGAGCGTGCCATCGAAGGACTGACCGGGAAGCCAGGTCGCATCCCCGTCATCTCCTCCGTGACCGGACAGCCCCTGGACTGGCGGGACGTCGGCCCGGCGTACTTCGTCCGGAACCTGCGCGAGCAGGTCCGGCTCGCCGACGCGACGGCCCATCTGCTCAGCGAGAAGTTCGATGTCCTGGTGGAGATCAGTGCCAATCCGGTGCTCGCCTCCGCCCTACAACAGAGCGTTGAGGACTCCGGCAGGACCGCGACCGTCATGACCACGATGCGACGCGACGCGGACGATCGCACCGGACTGGTCGAGACACTGACGGCGCTCGCGCGGCTCGGGACGGCGGTACGCCTGCCGGGCGCGGACGCCGAGCCGGTCGGCGAACTGTTCACCCTGTCGGCCAAGTGCCCCGAGGCACTGCGCGACCTCGCCGGCCAGGTGGCCGAACGCCTGACGTCATCCGGTTCCGACCCGGGCGACAGGACCGGGGGACTGCCGGCCCTGGCACAGGAGGCCCTGCGCAGGGGCCACCATTCCCATCGACTCGCGCTCCCCGTGCGAACCGAGACGGAACTCGTCGAGGCCCTGTCGGCTCACGCCCGCGGTGAGAACCACCCAGCACTCCACACCACGGGCACAGCCGCGCAGAGCAGGCCCAGGGTCGCGTTCGTCTTCCCCGGCCAGGGTTCCCAGTGGATCGGCATGGGCAGGGAACTCATCCGCAGCGAGCCGGTGTTCCACGCGGCCATCCGCGCGTGCGACACGGCAGCACGCGCCCATGTCGGCTGGTCGATCGAAGCCGAGCTGACATCCGGCGACACCGACCTGATGGTCGACCGCATCGATGTCGTCCAGCCCGTTCTCTTCGCCGTCGAAGTCGCGCTGGCAGCCCTGTGGCGCTCCTGGGGCGTGGAACCGTACGCCGTGGTGGGACACAGCATGGGAGAGGTGGCCGCGGCCCATGTCGCCGGCGTGCTGGGCATCGAGGACGCGGCACGGATCATCTGCGTGCGCAGCCGCCTGCTCCGCCGCACCAGTGGACTGGGCGCGATGCTCGCCGTCGAACTCACCGTTGACCAGGCGCGGGAGGTCCTCGTGGGCAGGGAGGACAAGGTCTCCGTCGCCGTCAGCAACAGTCCGCGCTCCACGGTCCTCTCCGGCGACCGCGAGGTCCTGGCCGAGATCGCCGGACAACTGGAACGCGGACAGGTGTTCTGTCGGTGGGTCAAGGTGGACGTTGCTTCCCACAGCCCCCAGATGGACCCGCTGCGCCCGGACCTCCTGGCAGCCCTGAAGGGCATCGCCCACCACCCGGGGACCGTACCCGTCTACTCGACCGTCACTGGAGCCGTCCTGGACGGCACCCAGTTGGACGAGAACTACTGGGCCGACAACCTCCGTGAACCGGTCCTCTTCGGCGCCCAGGTGGCCCGTCTCGTACGGGAAGGGGTGCACGCCTTCGTCGAGATGAGCCCCCACCCCATCCTGCTCCCCGCGGTCGAGCAGGTCGCTGCGGAGAACGGTGGCGCAGCGACGGTGATCCCTTCGTTGCGCAGGAACGAGAACGAGCGGGACACGCTACTCGCCTCCCTCGGCAGGCTGCACGTACTGGGGGCGGCGACGCGTGTCGACCGGGCGGTGACCCCCGCTCGGCGCGGCCGGCGACTGCCTCCCTACGCATGGCAGCGGGAGCGCTTTTGGCACGAGCGGTCCGACCGGGCACCTCGCTCGGGTGCCGGACTCGTACCGCGTCGTGGACTGCTCGGTGAACGGATCGACTCGGCCGTACAACCGGGCACCCACTACTGGCAGATGGAGTTCGTCGCCGATACCGCCGACTTGGGCGACCACCGGATCGGCGGGGCCGCCGTGATGCCCGGTGCGGGATTCGTCGAGATGGCCCTCGCGGCTGCCGGCCAGGTGTGGGACGGCCCCGGGCACGTGCTGTCCGACGTGCTCTTCCAGCAGGCGATGGTCCTTTCTCAGAGCCGACCCACACGGGTTCAGGTGGTACTGGAGGGGACCCAGGAACGGGAAGCCCGCATACGCTTCTTCGTCCCGGAGGACAACGGTCCGGTCTGTGTCGCCCAGGCGTCGCTGTCCACGGCCGACTCCGGCCGACGAGCCGAACCGACCGACATCGAACGCCTGGCCGGGCGGATGGCCCAAACGCTCGAAGGATCCGACTACTACCGGGCGCTGGCCG
Coding sequences within:
- a CDS encoding aspartate aminotransferase family protein; the encoded protein is MTLHDRHRAVIPDWVALYYQQPLELTHGEGRYVWDADGNRYLDFFGGILTTMTAHALPEVTKAVAEQAARIIHSSTLYLNRPMIELAERIAALSGIPDARVFFTTSGTEANDTALLLATAYRRSNQVLAMRNSYHGRSFSAVSLTGNRAWTTTTLSPIQPLYVHGGVRTRGPYAELSDERFIRACVADLEDLLGHTRDVAALIAEPIQGVGGFTSPPDGLYAAFREVLDRHGILWIADEVQTGWGRTGDHFWGWQAHAENGPPDILTFAKGIGNGMSIGGVVAPAAIMNSLDANSISTFGGSPVTMAAGNANLNHLLEHDLQGNARRVGGLLIERLRAVSAQVPAVREVRGRGLMIGIELVKPGTDEAYPEAASRVLEAARESGLLIGKGGGHNTSALRIAPPLSLTIAEAEEGAAIMGHALRAAA
- the hydA gene encoding dihydropyrimidinase encodes the protein MSSTRTLIRGGLVITAADEVHADVLIEDGRIVALAAHGSAVAESWTAERTIDAANRYVIPGGVDAHTHMELPFGGTFASDTFETGTRAAAWGGTTTIIDFAVQSVGHQLREGLDAWYAKADGNCAIDYGFHMILSDVNESSLREMDRLVQEGVTSFKLFMAYPGVFYSDDGQILRAMQQSADNGGLIMMHAENGIAIDVLVEQALAAGRTDPRYHGEVRKALLEAEATHRAIQLARVAGAPLYVVHVSAEEALAEIAVARDKGLNVFGETCPQYLFLSTDNLAEPDFEGAKYVCSTPLRPREHQTALWRGLRTNDLQVVSTDHCPFCFTGQKELGRDDFSKIPNGLPGVENRMDLLHQAVLDGHITRRRWIEIACATPARMFGLYPKKGTIAPGADADVVIYDPRQQQTLSAETHHMNVDYSAYEGRNITGQVETVLSRGEVVIDRREFTGRAGHGQYVPRGTCQYLG
- a CDS encoding TIGR03842 family LLM class F420-dependent oxidoreductase; its protein translation is MDFGLVLQTDPPASAVVELMQRAERQGFTHGWTFDSAVLWQEPFVIYSRILEHTQRLVVGPMVTNPGTRTWEVTASTFATLNDMYGQRTVCGIGRGDSAMRVAGRKPNTLARLGEAIDAIRDLAEGREAEVDGQPLRIPWVKDGKLPVWMAAYGPKALALAGQKADGFILQLADPYLTEWMVKAVRAAAAEAGRDPASIKVCVAAPAYVGDDLAHAREQCRWFGGMVGNHVADLVSRYGEHSDVIPEALTAYIRERHGYDYSHHGRAGNPSTDFVPDEIVDRFCLLGPAEAHIEKLRVLRDLGVDQFAVYNMHDAKEATIDAYGAQVIPALNG
- a CDS encoding MarR family winged helix-turn-helix transcriptional regulator yields the protein METHDPLEPTEITFLLGMAFQLVLSEFVSRLDAAGYAELRPMHGLVFQVLQGPGATSSELAEQLGVTKQAAGQIIDDLEKRGYVERQPHPAGGRRKLVVLTTKAKEHLAVAGRVLHGLEAQLTKQLHEVGLEVPRAELAAIIRTLAGESIPPLRPVW
- a CDS encoding cupin domain-containing protein; translated protein: MYVVSETEQRTTTTPAGSMFGLAGPSQGSAEVSTWRVELEADASTPVHIIDREQVWMPLSGEFEVEVDGKTEQVKAGQALILSAGAVRRLTAVGSPAEALVAMVVGGKAMLPGGEAKIPLPWAE
- a CDS encoding MFS transporter; the encoded protein is MNPEVSSGRRRAILALLAVTVLIVVMDLTIINVALNPIQQSLDATNAELQWALDSYLITFAAFLFTGGVCADRFGRKKTLIVGLMVFGISSVLGAYAGTVTELILWRAVMGVGAAVVPTVTLAIILNVFPPMERQKAIAAWAAAAGVAFAVGPVLGGLLLEQFWWGSIFLINAPLIVAGIALMLWLVPESKNPSPAKFDPIGVLLSIVAVALLVYGIVMGGEDNEWLSAGTLGAIVGGVALLALLVVIEARMAAPSLDVSLLRNSRFSAGSAAIAFCFFALIGAIFVTQFYYQAVLGFSPMEAGLLMLPMGVGSMVMSARCPKLVMRFGPRAVVTAGSVVMALSFVIMSQFTADTPTWLLVVAQLVFGLGWGCIMAPATASLMSVVPPVKAGAGQAVSQTMRQVGGALGVAVIGSILGVVYRSDMEKSVEVLPEALREEAAGSIGGTLRAVDAAQLGDRAPALMSDAVDAYLSGMEVTMLVAAAFALLSAAVALRWLPKTAPKPPMPPAPQPAAKAADTPGARA
- a CDS encoding acyltransferase domain-containing protein translates to MGDDELLARLGVDSMRATALMAELSRELGRHLSPALMWSHPTIGALAARVVMGEAAEAAGAVRRPMGRGDRRQDEVVAVVGMACRFPGAGDIESFWRLLESGVDAVSSVPTGRWDTRPPGSEDHVASGDMTTMAAGFLDGQIDEFDPLFFGISPREAQEMDPQQRLFLEVAWEALEDASIAQSSLMGTDTAVFAGAIWHDYADLACGDPASLSSHSATGRALNMVANRLSYVLGLRGPSVVLDSACSSSLLALHLACQSIVSGESSMAIAGGVNLLLSPETMVSLSRFGGLSPDGRCKAFDARADGFGRGEGCGVVVLKPLTRALADGDDIWCTIRGTAANNDGLSNGLTAPNPVAQEEVLRTAYHRARVAPDEVHFVETHGTGTALGDPIEAMALGAVLGTGRAEDRPLRIGSVKTNLGHLEAAAGIAGFIKTALTLKHRKVPRNLHFDTPNPHVPFDDLRLKVPTETEPWPATGPAYAGVSAFGWGGTNVHVVVEGHREPTPVVLPDVTARGILGRPRVAFVCSPYGQQWVGMGRNLFRTEPVFRSVLMECDRELMQYTGWSLVEELFLTEECARTDDVGVMQPIVFAIQVGLATWLEAAGVRPGAVVGHSLGEIAACVIAGVLDLPDAVRLVHHYSDQQRRVAGSDRGMAVFELSAVELEERLARSPSSVCVATRNGPRSTALAGDRSELEALVAQLKTEGVLCAMIRVDLPAHTAAIDPITADLERAIEGLTGKPGRIPVISSVTGQPLDWRDVGPAYFVRNLREQVRLADATAHLLSEKFDVLVEISANPVLASALQQSVEDSGRTATVMTTMRRDADDRTGLVETLTALARLGTAVRLPGADAEPVGELFTLSAKCPEALRDLAGQVAERLTSSGSDPGDRTGGLPALAQEALRRGHHSHRLALPVRTETELVEALSAHARGENHPALHTTGTAAQSRPRVAFVFPGQGSQWIGMGRELIRSEPVFHAAIRACDTAARAHVGWSIEAELTSGDTDLMVDRIDVVQPVLFAVEVALAALWRSWGVEPYAVVGHSMGEVAAAHVAGVLGIEDAARIICVRSRLLRRTSGLGAMLAVELTVDQAREVLVGREDKVSVAVSNSPRSTVLSGDREVLAEIAGQLERGQVFCRWVKVDVASHSPQMDPLRPDLLAALKGIAHHPGTVPVYSTVTGAVLDGTQLDENYWADNLREPVLFGAQVARLVREGVHAFVEMSPHPILLPAVEQVAAENGGAATVIPSLRRNENERDTLLASLGRLHVLGAATRVDRAVTPARRGRRLPPYAWQRERFWHERSDRAPRSGAGLVPRRGLLGERIDSAVQPGTHYWQMEFVADTADLGDHRIGGAAVMPGAGFVEMALAAAGQVWDGPGHVLSDVLFQQAMVLSQSRPTRVQVVLEGTQEREARIRFFVPEDNGPVCVAQASLSTADSGRRAEPTDIERLAGRMAQTLEGSDYYRALAACGLDYGPAFRGIQDIARNDDEALARIRLDTRPELPGTGYLVAPALLDCALQSALAPLLDGEWRASGGFLSEGMGRVTVHAALPDEMWAHSTCRATADGQREADVRVYGPDGTLLIDVTGLRIVLLRSVPVLAARPGAIATDGQVPLAATTGGLRATIAALPSGPERRAALESAVRENVAQVVRLPARRVETDRPLKSLGIDSLMSLELRNRLEAVFGIPLSATLIWNYPTVREIAPFLAEKLCLELDDAIVPAEGSPPAPGEGARGGTGPQPAAGTPEELLERELAELNERMETI